Genomic window (Mycolicibacterium smegmatis):
GGGCGGCGTGGGTGGACATCCCCGAGGTGGTCGGCGCGGCCACGGTCACCGGAACCGCCGACGCCATCCTGCATGTGTTGGCCCGCGACATGCGCCACCTGGAGGAGGCACTGGAACGCATCCGGGCCTCGGCCGACATCGAGCGCAGCGAGAGCATCGTCGTCCTGTCGAACATCATCGAACGTGCACGTGGTTGACCATCAAGATCAATTGGTTAGCTGTGGGGTGACGCACACCTGCGCCTGTCGATCGTGTAAAAAGCCCTCGTGACCACTTCAGCGCATTCTGCGGGCATCGTGATCGTCGGTGGTGGCCTGGCCGCCACCCGGACTGCCGAACAGCTGCGCCGTTCGGAGTACGCCGGGCCGATCACCATCGTCAGCGACGAGGACCATCTGCCGTACGACCGTCCGCCGCTGTCGAAGGAAGTCCTGCGCGCGGAGAACGACGACGTCACGCTCAAGCCGGCCGAGTTCTACGAAGAGAACAACATCACCCTGCGGCTCGGGTCGGGTGCGCAGTCGGTGGACACGGCCGCCCAGACCGTCCGGCTTGCCGACGGCAGCGAACTTCCTTACGACGAACTCGTGATCGCCACCGGGCTGGTGCCCAAGCGGATCGGTTCGTTCCCCGATCTGCAGGGGATCCGTGTGCTGCGCACCTACGACGAGAGCATGGCGCTGCGTGAGGACGCCAGGAAGGCCTCGCGTGCCGTGGTGATCGGTGCCGGCTTCATCGGCTGTGAGGTCGCGGCGAGCCTGCGCAAGCTCGGTGTCGACGTGGTGCTGGTCGAACCGCAGCCGACCCCGCTGGCGTCGGTGCTGGGCGAGAAGATCGGTGCGCTGGTGACCCGCCTGCACCGGGCCGAGGGCGTCGACGTCCGCTGCGGCGTCGGCGTGACCGAGGTGCGCGGCACCCAGAACGTCGAGACCGTGGTGCTCGCCGACGGCACGGAACTGGAGGCCGACCTGGTGATCGTGGGCATCGGCTCACGCCCGTCGGTGGACTGGCTAAAAGGCAGCGGCATCGAGGTGGACAACGGTGTCGTGTGCGACGAGGTGGGACGCACGAGTGCGCCGCACGTGTGGGCGATCGGTGACGTCGCGTCATGGCGCGATCACGTGGGTGGTCAAGTGCGCGTTGAGCATTGGAGCAATGTCGCCGACCAGGCGCGTGCCATGGTGCCCGCGCTGCTGGGGCAGGAGGCCTCGGCCGTCGTGTCGGTGCCGTACTTCTGGAGCGACCAGTACGACGTCAAGATCCAGTGCCTCGGCGAGCCGGAATCCGACGACACCGTCCACATCGTCGAGGACGACGGTCGCAAGTTCCTGGCCTACTACGAGCGTGACGGCGTGCTCGTCGGCGTGGTCGGCGGCGGCATGCCCGGCAAGGTCATGAAGACCCGCGGCAAGATCGCCGCCGGTGCGCCAATTGCCGAGGTCCTCGGCGGCTGACGCCGCAGCGATTTGTGGAGTTTTACCGGCGCTCAGCGCACGGAAAACTCCACAAATCGCCTACTCAGAACTCGCCCAGATAGAAGCGGGCGCCCTGATCGTCGGTGCATTCGGCCATCAGCCCGTACGGTTGCCGCGCCGGTGCGCTGATCACTGTGCCGCCGGCCTCGCGTACGCGCGTGACCGCGGCGTCGATGTCGGCGACGGTCCACATGGGCACCGTTGTGGCGCGGTCGCTTCCACCGGCCATGCCCGACATCGGTTGGCAGTTCTGCACGCCCCAGCCGTCGGCGATACGGCCCGGTTCGAACGTCCAGGACAGGACGTGGCCGTAGAACTCCTTGAACGCCGCGGAATCCGGCACGTTGTAGGTGATGTACGAAAGTGACCCGGGCCCAGTGCCGTTGACCGCAGGCCGCGGTGTGCCCGGTACGGGCTCGAACACCGCGAACGCCGTACCCGCCGGATCGGTCGCGTCCAGCACGGTTCCGAACTCGGACTCCCGCACCTCGCCGGGCGTGCCGCCACCGGCGGTGATCGCCCGGCGGGCCGCGTCCAGATCGTCGACGGCGTAACAGCAGAACATCGTGGGTGCTCCCGCGACACTGAAGATGCCGATGTGCTCCTGCGTGTTGGTGACCTGACGGGTGGCCGGGTCGTAGGTCCAGCCGAGGACGTGTCCGTAGAACGCGGCGGCCCGGTCGGCGTCGGGCACCCACACCGAGACGTAGCCGACGTCACCGTGCCGGATCGCCTCGACCGGTACGCGAACACCCACCGGCCCGGACAGCATCCAGCGGTGACCGGACGGGTCGATGAAGGTGGCATTGCGCGTGCCGTGGTCCTCGTACGGTTCGCGCTGCACCCGGGCGCCATGTGCCGCGGCCCGCGCGAGCGCGGCGTCGGTGTCAGGTACCGACAACATGAGGCTCACCGAGACAGCGTTGGGTGCAGGGGCTTTCAGGCCGATTTCGGGGAATTCGTCGGCGAGGTAGAGCACGCCGCCTGCGAGCAACAGTTCGGCGTGGCCGATGCGTCCGTCGTCCATCACGATCGGATCGCCGAGCACACGTGCGCCGAGTGCGTCGACGTAGAAACCGATGGCCGCGCGGGCGTCGGCGACGGTGAGGTAGGAGATCACCGCAGGGCGCGGCGCCGCCTGCGACGGCGACTTGAGTTCTGCGATGGCGGTATCGGTGCCGGTCATGACGACTCCTTCGGTTCGGTTGGGGAGTGTGAGTGCCGCCTCCAGACGTGCGCGCAACCGCGCCACGAACTCCGGGTCCGGGGCAACCGGAGGCTCGTCGTGCTGGTGCAGCACGGTCAGCGGGTCGTGATCTGCGTTCACGGCGCTCCTCCTTCCGACTGTGAGTCCCGTGGGTACTGCGCTCGAAATGCCTTGCGGGCCCGTACCAGAAGGGCCTC
Coding sequences:
- a CDS encoding NAD(P)/FAD-dependent oxidoreductase; its protein translation is MTTSAHSAGIVIVGGGLAATRTAEQLRRSEYAGPITIVSDEDHLPYDRPPLSKEVLRAENDDVTLKPAEFYEENNITLRLGSGAQSVDTAAQTVRLADGSELPYDELVIATGLVPKRIGSFPDLQGIRVLRTYDESMALREDARKASRAVVIGAGFIGCEVAASLRKLGVDVVLVEPQPTPLASVLGEKIGALVTRLHRAEGVDVRCGVGVTEVRGTQNVETVVLADGTELEADLVIVGIGSRPSVDWLKGSGIEVDNGVVCDEVGRTSAPHVWAIGDVASWRDHVGGQVRVEHWSNVADQARAMVPALLGQEASAVVSVPYFWSDQYDVKIQCLGEPESDDTVHIVEDDGRKFLAYYERDGVLVGVVGGGMPGKVMKTRGKIAAGAPIAEVLGG
- a CDS encoding VOC family protein, which produces MNADHDPLTVLHQHDEPPVAPDPEFVARLRARLEAALTLPNRTEGVVMTGTDTAIAELKSPSQAAPRPAVISYLTVADARAAIGFYVDALGARVLGDPIVMDDGRIGHAELLLAGGVLYLADEFPEIGLKAPAPNAVSVSLMLSVPDTDAALARAAAHGARVQREPYEDHGTRNATFIDPSGHRWMLSGPVGVRVPVEAIRHGDVGYVSVWVPDADRAAAFYGHVLGWTYDPATRQVTNTQEHIGIFSVAGAPTMFCCYAVDDLDAARRAITAGGGTPGEVRESEFGTVLDATDPAGTAFAVFEPVPGTPRPAVNGTGPGSLSYITYNVPDSAAFKEFYGHVLSWTFEPGRIADGWGVQNCQPMSGMAGGSDRATTVPMWTVADIDAAVTRVREAGGTVISAPARQPYGLMAECTDDQGARFYLGEF